In Caulobacter rhizosphaerae, the genomic stretch AGCGCGGCTTTGGCCGAAGCCATTCCTGGAAGCTCATTCGCCATGTCGCCGAGCAGTTGGGGCCAACCCGGATCAAGCCGATCGGCCTGGACTTGGTGGGGCCTGTGCTGGCCAATCAGACCCTGCCAAACCTGTTCGCGCATCTCACGCGCGTTCTTGGCATTGCGGTGGGGCCCCAACCGATCTGCGATGGCGTCACGGATGGCGCCTTGAGCGCGCTCTTCGTCGCCGAATTCCTGGCGCGCGTTGAAGCCATGCCCACGCCCTGGCCCGCGACGCCTTGGATCGTGTTCGACCACTTGGATCGGCATTTGGCTCCCGAGGTCAAACTGTTCGTCGCGGGCCTGGTGGACGCGCGCCTCAATGGCGCGTTGCATGATTGCGTGATCTTCCTGCTTGGTCCGGATCTGAAATTGCCGATCAAGGATCCTGGCCGGTTGGCGCGCCGAGAAAGATTGACCAGTTTCCTGGACGCGGAGATCGACGCGGCCGTTCGGGCGCTCAATCTGCTTGGGGCAAACCCGCTAGACGGGGCGGATCTGCAGGGTGAGGTGGACGCCTTGCGCGGCCTTTGCTTGCGCCATGCCGGCGCTGATTTGGCGTCAGCGGTCTTCGAGGGGCTGGTGGATCTTCGCGAAAGGGTGCGGGCATGATCGACGATCGCCGCCGCGCGCCGCCGACCGCGGCCGAGCTGATGACGGACGGGCCGGTGCGCGATCTATGGGGGCGCGCCGCGGTTCGAGAGCGGTTCCAGTCAGGGGACCTGCTAGGTGGCTGGCTGGGCGCGCGCGGCTCTTCATCGTCGGCCCAGCTGGAGCTGGCTCAGCGCACGGCGCTTGATCTGCAGCTATTGGCGACGCCGGCGGAGGCCGCCGACGGTTCCCCCGCCGTGCGGCTCAGGCAACGCGATCGCGTGCGCGTGCTGAACGCGATCGGCGCCGCCGACGCCAAGCGTTTTCTCGACGAGATCGCGCCGGACGACAAGACCCAGGGCGAGGCCCTGCTTTCAACGATCCTCAACGGTGACGCCGTCGCCGTGGACGCGGCCAATCGGCTCGGACTGGCGACCTGGGCTCAAGTGGCGCCGCTGGCCGAGGCGGTGGGGGCGTCCATCGCGACCGACCTCGCCACGGTTCGTCGGCGGATGGATGAGCTGGACTTTCTCAACCTCGTCGGTGGCGCGGATCTGCCACGCTTCATCGGCCGAACGCGCGAGTTGGCGAAGCTCCATCGGGCGTGGGCCAGGGGGGTGCCCGTCGTGGAAATCGAGGCTCCTGGCGGCATGGGAAAGTCCATGTTGATCGCCAGGTTCGTTTCCGAATTGCTGGAAAATCCAGAAGAGCGCCCGACGGCGATCTTTCACGTGGACTTCGATCGGCGTGACCTGCAAAGGGCCCGCCCCGTGACGATCCTGGCCGAATGCCTGCGTCAGGTTGACCGGTGGATAGACGAACCGCGAGCGCGACGGATCGCGGCGAACGCGGTCGCGTCGGCGACCTGGGTCGACGATGAAGACGATTATGGCCACTCGCGGGCATCGGAGTCGTTTTCCATGCACCAAGACAGGTTCGCGGCCGATCTTGGCTTTCTGCTTCGCGAGAGCTCCAGGCACAAGCGTCCTCGAGTGGTGATCATCGCCGACAGCGCCGAGCAGGTTTTCGATTTCAATGACCTGGCCGCTGAAAGCCCCCTGATCGCGGCTGACATGCTGCGCCGCGAAGCCGGCTGCCAGGTCATGGTGATCTATGGGTCCCGCCATTTTCCCCCGTTCTGGCGCTCGGGCGAGCGCCGGATCATCCTTGGCGTCCTGAGCCCCGATCAGGCCAAGGCCTATCTGACGACCGAGGCGGCCCGCTTTGGGGTCACGATCGCCAAGGCTCACTTGACGCGTGTCATCGGTGCGGTCGGCCGCTCGCCGCTGGCCCTCAGATTCGCGGCGCGCCTCTTGGCGTCCGACGAAGTCGACGACGCCGAGGCGTGGCTCGACGCCGTGGAATCCGATCCCGAACGCATTCAGGCGACGCTGTACGACCGCGTGCTGCGGCGCATTCGCGATCCGGCGTTGCGTAGGCTGGCGCGTCCGGGATTGCTCGTGCGGCGGCTGACCACAGAGGTTATCTCGCAAGTCCTAGCTGGGCCCTGTGATCTGGATTTCCGTGAGGCCTCGCCGGACGGCCTACTGGCCGCGGCGGAAATGGAAGGGCAGCTGTTTCGCCGCGACCCCGCCGATCCAGGCGCCGTTTGGCATCGGTCGGATGTGCGCGCCCTGATGCTGCGCGACCTCGACGCGACGATCCCCAGTTCCGTCGCGCGTGCGATAAACCTAGCCGCTATCGAGTTTTACGCCTGCTTCGACGATCCGATTTCGAGAGGCGAGGAACTCTATCATCGTTTGCGTCTGGGCCAGTCTGGCCACCTCATCGCCGAGCGTTGGATCCCCGAGGCTGGCGATCGGCTAAAGCTGGCCGCGGAGGAGTTCGGACCAGGCGCTAGATCGACGCTGCGCAGCCTGCTCGGAACCGCGTCCCTGCGATACCGGGAAGGCGTCAAAGGCTTGCGGGAGGCCGAGGAGGCGCTGACGGACTTTCCCGATGGATACGCCGAATTGCGACGCGTGATCAGACGCGACATTCAACAAGGCCTAGCCCCGCTTCCAACGCTGGCCCGTTACGGGTTGGATCGTTTGGATGGGCCGCTGGGCGACGTATACGCCGAAGCCCTGGTGGTGGCCGGCTGCTGGCACGATCTCTTGATCCAGGCCAATCGGCTAAGGTCGAATTGGCGACATGTCCCTCCGTCGTCGGCCGCCTCGATCTACGCCACGACCGCCGGCGTGCTCGAAGGATTGGGTCGGCTTTCCGAGGCTTTCACCTATTGGGATATCGCCGGAAGCATCGTGCTTGGACCGTCCACCGACCAGGATGGAGAGCGTTTGGCTCTAGGCGTTAGCGTGGGACAGGCACGAATACGTCGCAAGACGATGCCCCTTGGCGTGTCGCGGCGAAACGCGGAGCTTGATCGCCTTTTCCGGGAGGCGCGCGGGAGCGAGCAAGCGCTACACGGCGGGGCGGTGCTTTTGCGGGAATTGGTGGCCGAACTCATCGAAATCCTGGGAGACGGCTATCACGAGGGCTTTCGGCAGGTCTTTGATTGGCTGCAGGTTCTGCTGGAGCGAAACGAAGCCTTCCCCAGCGCCCTGGACAACCCCGCTCGCGCCAAGGAGATCGCGCGCGTCCTCGGGGCGCCGGATTGGCCGATGAATGAGCTCATGTCCTTGCTTCGCAAGCAGCTCTACGAGGCGCGCCATGATGAAAGACAAATGGCCGCCTGGGCGCGCTTGCTGCGAGAGGAAGTGGATTGGACCCTGGCGAAGGCCGTCTCGCGTCGATCGTCGAACTAGCGGGGCTTTCAAGGACGATAGTCGGGGGCGGGAGAGGCCTTCCAGTACCGCTGATAGTATTGCTCGACGGGGAGGTCGGGCGCTCGGCGCTCGCCCGTCTTCCAGTCAGCGAAAGCCGTCTTCCAGGCCGAGGCCTCCTTGGCGTACGCGCCGCCGCCGCCCAGCCGGACGGCGCGATACATGACCGTGCGTCGAGCCAGACTGACGTTAAGGTCGGCCATGGCGTCGAGGAATATCCGATCGGCGAAGGCGCGTTGGCCAGTCTCGCCGATCAGGTATAGCCAGTCATGCAGGACGGCCGCCTTGGCGTGTCGGCCGAACGGCGGGAAAACGCCGCGCACGGCCGTGGGAATTGACGCGAAGTCGGTGACATAGCCCTCGGGGACGTCGATCTGAGCGCCAGACGCGGTGTGAATATAGCGGAAGCCGTAGGCCACGACCGCAGTGGTCCGGCCCTCCTTTTCCTCCGCTGAATCCAGCACCGCCACAACCAGCGGCAGCGGCATGACCGGCGCGTAGGCTTCCAGGCCGCCCTTTGGGTTTGGCTCCAGAGGTTCGAAAGGCAATGCCCGATCTCCGCGTTTCGACTTCGCTGGCTTCCCGGTGAAGTGGTTGGGGTAAGATAACGGCGTTATCGATGAATGTCATGGTGAAGCTTCGGCGCGGGCAAGACGTGTTGGGACGCATTCTTGCGAAGCTTGGCGTCCGCGTTCTCGACCGAGATTTTCTCCAGTGCGCGGGCGGAGATCCCCTCGTTCCAATAAGCGCCCCCGACGCCTGGGTTTTGACATCGCCGTGCGACCTGGCGAGCCTTTTCGATGAAGCCTGGTTCAAGGTCTGGTCCAAGGCGATCGGACTCATTCGTCCTGGTGTGGGTGTGTCCTAGCCGAGAGCAACCGACAGGCTCTTGTGGAACTTGGCGAGGCTCTTGGCCTCGGCCTTCCGCGCGACGGGTCCGATCTCCTGACTGAGCTTCATCAGGACCCGGGCGGCGACGAGCCGATCAAGGTTCAAACGGGTGAACAGCAGGGTCGAGGTCACATGGGTCAAGCTGGCCGCGACGAGCGCCAACGGCGACGTCATGCCCGAATTGCTGGCGCCGGCAAGCAGCAGGGGGTGGTCACGTTCGCTTTGGCCCAGCAGATCTTCCGAAGGGTGATGGCCGCCATGATTATGGGCGCAAGCCCACTGATAGACACCGCGCCAATGGCCCATGTCGACACCATCCTCGATCTGCCGGAAGTTGGGCTTCTTGGCGCCGTTTAGGGCTGGGCTGGCCCAGCCATATTGATTTTCCATTTCGTCGCCAAATATCGCCTTGATCTCGACCGCCCGGCTTTCGAGCATGGCGATGGCCGCGGGATCATGAGGCTCGAAGTCGCCGGCCTTGGCCGCCGCGTTCCATGCCCTGGCCGCCTTGGCGGCCTGGACGTCGGCGTGGACCAGGTAGCGCGCCGCGATGATTGGTCCATGATCGCGAATGAACAGCGCCACCACGTTCAACTCGTAGAGCGTCCGCCAGCGCGCGATCGCCCCATCGGCGTAGCCGCCGCCCATCAAGCAGAGCACCTCGGACGCCACGAGCAGGCAACGGGCATGGATCGCGACAAGGGCTTGAAACACCGTGTCGTCGTCCGCATCCGCTTCGGCGTGGAAATGGCGTGCGAAGGCGTCGGACGCCTCGTAGGCGATCGCCATGATCATTTCGAGCAGGTCGAAGGCCTTGCGCCAACGTTTGAAGTTGCGGGCCTCGAACCCCTTCCGATCGGCGCGCCGACCACGCAGCATCGCCGGAGCGCGAGCACGCAATTCCTTCAGCAGCACCTTGGCCGCGCCTTTCGAGGATCTGACGATCGTCCGATTGATGACCGCCTCGACTTCCTCGGGCGGAAGATCGGCGTCCTTGCAAGCCTTGGCGACCATTCTCTCGAATTCGCCGTGGAGATCGTCCATCGACCAGGGATCGGTCTTGCCCATCGAGGATTCCTCCTTGCCGCTAGTTACCTGGCTAAGCTTTCGCGAGAGCAAAGGCGGCTTCGCGCAAACCGGTGGCGATGTCGATGGCGCGGCGGCTCGGTCGTGGCCATCAATCCTCCTCCACGGGCACCGTGGTGGTGGGTTCTGTCACCAGGGCTTCGAGGTCGTGGATGATCCGGACGCCTTGTCCGCAGTTCAGGATCGCGGCGCTGGATCCCAGCCACAGCACGTCCACGCCAAGGCAGCGTTTGTCCAATTTGCTCTCGGGGGCCACCCGCAGACCGGTGTGATAGACGGCTGGCCAAGCGACACGACGGGTTGCCAGGCTCCAGCCCGACTTGAGGAAGCCGTGCGCGCCCCAAAGGCTGATGAACAGTGTGCCGGCCAGGGCCACGCCCAGCACCACGTAGAGCGAGATCTGATGATCTTCTCGCGCTTCGGCCACCAACTCCTCGACGCTCCGCCGGCGTCGTGGGCCGGGGTCGAGCCTTTCGGTGATGCGTTCCGCGGCCCATCTTGACGCGGCCAGGACGATCAGACCCACGACGAAGCTCATGACGAATTTGGGGAAGAGGGAGAACCCGCCCATGACCACGTCGGTCGGGCCGGCGATCATGAAATAGCTCGCCCGCCATGCCGCCCAGAACAAGAGCCCGTTCGACAGCGCGCTGATCGCGAAGACGCCGGCGGTCGCCGCGCTGCAGAAGTAGAGGGCTCGGACAATCGGCGTGTCGGCATTGGACAAGGGGATGCCTTCTAGGTTGGGCGGCTGCGAACAGCGATCCTAGCCCGGCGGCTGGAAGTGCGGTGCGTCTTGTGTGCCGCGGAGAAGTATTCGTAGGGCCCAATCGGTATGGCGTGGCAGATGTCACCGACTCTTTAAGTCGCGACCGACGCGCCCGGCGAATGCGCGGGATACCGCCTAGTGCTGCCATGCAGTCTCACGACGTGACCATTTGGTTGCTTGACATGCCTAACTGGTACAGGGGTGACATTCTCATCCGGCCGCTACAGATTGTTTGCGCCTAACAAATCTTATCGGAAATAATGTCTACCCTTGATCATCAGTGTCCTGACCGACCGGGAGCCGACGACAGCGGGAGCTTTCGCGCGGCGCCTTGCTCACCCACCCCAATGGGATCTGGGGTTCATCGCAGGCCTGTTGCGTGAGGCGGAAGGTGTCGCTCGCACTGGCCGCCGTGAAGGCCGCCCTGCCAGCGACCTTATCAAAACGGCGGTCCAGGATCCGAATGTTCGCGACATGCTTTCATCTGCGCTCGCCGCCCTTCGGACGTCCGAGGACATGGTGCGCCAGGCGATCGTCGCCGGAAGCAAGACGATTGGTTTAGACTAGCGCCGCACCTGCGCTGGGTCATTTAGCGCTGGAGCGCGATGGCGCCGTGCTGTCCAGGCCCCGTCGGAATTCTACCGGTGTCTGATCACCACTCGACAGCCCGATCGTCATCGTAGCGCATCCCTTGCAGGTAACGGCGTCTCCAAGCCTGTGGCGGCGGCCTTCCTGCGCCGATTGCGTCGGTCGATCGTGGCAGCGTTGCGCGGGAGGGCGACGCATTCCAAGGTCGCCCCACGATCGGAGCGCCATCATGACCTTCAGCATCAAGGACCATCCGTTCTATGTGCGGATGAAGCAGTTGCCGCCGCAGGAGGTGGCCGCCTGGGTGCTGGGCGAGGCGCCGGTCGAAGCGGTCGAGGCGAAGCTTCGCAAGGAGGCGTTCCGCCGGGTGGCCAAGCACATTACCGCGGGCAAGGCCGAGCGGAGCAAGCACGGCTTCAACTCCGACACCAACGGCGAGATCGCCCGAGCGATGGAGTGGGCGTTTCAGGCCGGGCTCAAGGCCGCAAGCAAGACCTAGGACGCCGGTGTGGCGTTCAATCGGGCTTCGAGGGCGACGATGCTGGCCAGCACGTCCTCGAAAGCCGGCGGCGTTCCGAAGATCATCCGGGCCATAAGGTCGTAGTCCTTGGCCAGGCGCGCGGTCATTTCATCATGGGGAACCAGCCCGTAGGTTGGCGGCCGGGCGGCGGCGAGGTTGGCGTCCGGACGATTGAAGAACAGGCGCGCGTGCAGCGCGCAGTTCTCGGCCAGGACCTGGTCAGCTAGGGCGCGTTCGCCACGGTCCGATTGGACCAGCCGGTGGAGGTCATAATAATGGCGCGACACGCGCTGACCCTCGCCCCGCAGCACGCCCTTGCTGTCGAACGCCGCGCGCAGGCCATGGAGGATGAGCACCTTGTCCCAGAATGTGCGCTCGGGATCGACCGTGGTGACGTTGGCGACCGTCAGGTCCAGGTCGGCGACCTCGGCCGCAAGATAGGGCGTGACCGCGAGGGGCGCGTTCGGGTCCAGCGCCGAGCGGGCGCCGCTTTCGATCGTCACGTGGCCGGCGATGTAGGCGTCGGCGGCCAGGGCGCTCGGATAGACCACCCGCAGGTTCAGCCGATCGGCCGGATCCTCGGCGATGCGCAGGGCGCCGGCCGGCAGGCCCAGCCGCTCGACCGTGGCGGCCGTCAGGGCCTCGAGTTCCCCGCGCAGCCGGCCCTGGATGTAACCGGCGCAGACATCGGAGAGGTTTTCCAGCCAGGCTTTGCGCTTCTTGCCTGAGAGCGCGTCGAGCTCGGTCAGGCTTTCGCCTTCGCCCAGGTCGTCGCGAAAGACCGTGACGTCGATGTCCTCCGAGAAGCGGGCGATCAGTCCAAAGCCCTTAGAGAGCGAGGTGCCGCCCTTGAAGAGCAGTCTGGGACCTCCGGCGGGCAGGCGGTTGAACAACTGATCCAGGGTCCAGCAGACCCAGAAGTCCTTCTCGACATTCTGCGGCGTGGTCCCCAGGCGAGCGGCCGTGGTGTTGAACAGGCCCCGTCGGTCATCCTCACCGGCGCCGATCACCTGGTCGACGGCGAGGTGGGCCATCAGGCGGTCGCGCCCCGCGCCAGTTCGTCGGCGATGAACGGCCGGACGCGGTCCTGCATCCAGGTCGGCAGGCTGGAAAAACCCGCGGCGAGATCAGCGCGCAGGTCCCCTCCCCGCTCGGGGTCTTCCAGAAGGTCGGTCAGACGGCGCAGATGCGCCGCGGTGAAATCGCCGCGCGCTTCGATGTCGCGCAGCCAATGCAGGGCCTGGACCAGGCGCATGGCCGGCCGGCCCGCCCAGACCAGCTTGGTTGGCGAGGTCGGGCGAAAGACGATGTCCATCTGGCCCAGATGGATCGGTTTCAGGCGCCCTTCGGTATGGACTACGATCTTTGCCGGCACGGCGGTTGTGAAGCCCAGGTCGTTGGCCGCAGTCATGCCGTCCACCAGCAGGCGCAGGTGGTCACGTCGGGCCACCGCGTCGATGACGGACCTGGGGTCGGGCGGGTTGGGCTGGCGCGTCAGGCTGTTGATGGCGGGGCGGTCGTAGAAGCCGCGGTCGATGCGGCGCAAGCGGCCCTGAACGGCGCGGCGTTGCAAGGCCTTGTCGACGGCGTCGCGCGCCCCTAGGT encodes the following:
- a CDS encoding AAA family ATPase, whose amino-acid sequence is MIDDRRRAPPTAAELMTDGPVRDLWGRAAVRERFQSGDLLGGWLGARGSSSSAQLELAQRTALDLQLLATPAEAADGSPAVRLRQRDRVRVLNAIGAADAKRFLDEIAPDDKTQGEALLSTILNGDAVAVDAANRLGLATWAQVAPLAEAVGASIATDLATVRRRMDELDFLNLVGGADLPRFIGRTRELAKLHRAWARGVPVVEIEAPGGMGKSMLIARFVSELLENPEERPTAIFHVDFDRRDLQRARPVTILAECLRQVDRWIDEPRARRIAANAVASATWVDDEDDYGHSRASESFSMHQDRFAADLGFLLRESSRHKRPRVVIIADSAEQVFDFNDLAAESPLIAADMLRREAGCQVMVIYGSRHFPPFWRSGERRIILGVLSPDQAKAYLTTEAARFGVTIAKAHLTRVIGAVGRSPLALRFAARLLASDEVDDAEAWLDAVESDPERIQATLYDRVLRRIRDPALRRLARPGLLVRRLTTEVISQVLAGPCDLDFREASPDGLLAAAEMEGQLFRRDPADPGAVWHRSDVRALMLRDLDATIPSSVARAINLAAIEFYACFDDPISRGEELYHRLRLGQSGHLIAERWIPEAGDRLKLAAEEFGPGARSTLRSLLGTASLRYREGVKGLREAEEALTDFPDGYAELRRVIRRDIQQGLAPLPTLARYGLDRLDGPLGDVYAEALVVAGCWHDLLIQANRLRSNWRHVPPSSAASIYATTAGVLEGLGRLSEAFTYWDIAGSIVLGPSTDQDGERLALGVSVGQARIRRKTMPLGVSRRNAELDRLFREARGSEQALHGGAVLLRELVAELIEILGDGYHEGFRQVFDWLQVLLERNEAFPSALDNPARAKEIARVLGAPDWPMNELMSLLRKQLYEARHDERQMAAWARLLREEVDWTLAKAVSRRSSN
- a CDS encoding nucleotidyl transferase AbiEii/AbiGii toxin family protein, yielding MAHLAVDQVIGAGEDDRRGLFNTTAARLGTTPQNVEKDFWVCWTLDQLFNRLPAGGPRLLFKGGTSLSKGFGLIARFSEDIDVTVFRDDLGEGESLTELDALSGKKRKAWLENLSDVCAGYIQGRLRGELEALTAATVERLGLPAGALRIAEDPADRLNLRVVYPSALAADAYIAGHVTIESGARSALDPNAPLAVTPYLAAEVADLDLTVANVTTVDPERTFWDKVLILHGLRAAFDSKGVLRGEGQRVSRHYYDLHRLVQSDRGERALADQVLAENCALHARLFFNRPDANLAAARPPTYGLVPHDEMTARLAKDYDLMARMIFGTPPAFEDVLASIVALEARLNATPAS
- a CDS encoding DUF6088 family protein, producing the protein MSETRIHISDMTGAATPLSTQMDTRIDAAPRRYVWTPSDFLDLGARDAVDKALQRRAVQGRLRRIDRGFYDRPAINSLTRQPNPPDPRSVIDAVARRDHLRLLVDGMTAANDLGFTTAVPAKIVVHTEGRLKPIHLGQMDIVFRPTSPTKLVWAGRPAMRLVQALHWLRDIEARGDFTAAHLRRLTDLLEDPERGGDLRADLAAGFSSLPTWMQDRVRPFIADELARGATA
- a CDS encoding DUF5677 domain-containing protein — translated: MLLKELRARAPAMLRGRRADRKGFEARNFKRWRKAFDLLEMIMAIAYEASDAFARHFHAEADADDDTVFQALVAIHARCLLVASEVLCLMGGGYADGAIARWRTLYELNVVALFIRDHGPIIAARYLVHADVQAAKAARAWNAAAKAGDFEPHDPAAIAMLESRAVEIKAIFGDEMENQYGWASPALNGAKKPNFRQIEDGVDMGHWRGVYQWACAHNHGGHHPSEDLLGQSERDHPLLLAGASNSGMTSPLALVAASLTHVTSTLLFTRLNLDRLVAARVLMKLSQEIGPVARKAEAKSLAKFHKSLSVALG
- a CDS encoding DUF1353 domain-containing protein; translated protein: MPFEPLEPNPKGGLEAYAPVMPLPLVVAVLDSAEEKEGRTTAVVAYGFRYIHTASGAQIDVPEGYVTDFASIPTAVRGVFPPFGRHAKAAVLHDWLYLIGETGQRAFADRIFLDAMADLNVSLARRTVMYRAVRLGGGGAYAKEASAWKTAFADWKTGERRAPDLPVEQYYQRYWKASPAPDYRP